A part of Rattus rattus isolate New Zealand chromosome 4, Rrattus_CSIRO_v1, whole genome shotgun sequence genomic DNA contains:
- the Eif2b5 gene encoding translation initiation factor eIF-2B subunit epsilon gives MAATAAVPGVVGGRANKRGGGSGGGGTQGAEEEPPPPLQAVLVADSFDRRFFPISKDQPRVLLPLANVALIDYTLEFLTATGVQETFVFCCWKAAQIKEHLQKSKWCHPTSLNVVRIITSDLYRSLGDVLRDVDAKALVRSDFLLIYGDVVSNINISKALEEHRLRRKLEKNVSVMTMVFKESSPSHPTRCHEDNVVLAVDSTTNRILHFQKTQGLRHFSFPLGLFQGSLDGVEIRYDLLDCHISICSPQVAQLFTDNFDYQTRDDFVRGLLVNEEILGNQIHLHVTSREYGARVSNLHMYSAVCADVIRRWVYPLTPEVNFTDSNTQSYTHSRHNIYRGPEVSLGHGSVLEENVLLGAGTVVGSNCSITNSVIGPNCHIGDNVVLDQAYLWQGVRVAAGAQIHQSLLCDRAEVKERVILKPHCVLTSQVVVGPDITLPEGSVISLHPPDAEEDEDDGQFSDDSGADQEKEKVKLKGYNPAEVGPEGQGYLWKAEDVDEKEDEELRQSLWGLMINTEEESETESERSVDPEELDSRAGSPQLDDIRVFQNEVLGTLQRGREENISCDNLVLEINSLKYAYNISLKEVMQVLSHVVLEFPLQQVDGVLDPNRYCALLLPLLKAWSPVFRNYIKRAADHLEALAAIEDFFLEHETLVPSLAKVLMAFYQLEILAEETILSWFSQRDITDKGQQLRKNQQLQRFIQWLREAEEESSDDD, from the exons ATGGCAGCCACTGCGGCGGTTCCCGGCGTTGTAGGCGGCCGAGCGAATAAACGCGGCGGCGGCTCGGGCGGCGGTGGAACCCAAGGTGCGGAGGAGGAGCCGCCGCCGCCCCTCCAGGCAGTTTTAGTGGCCGATAGCTTCGACCGCCgcttcttccccatctccaagGACCAGCCTCGG GTCCTATTGCCCCTGGCCAATGTCGCGCTGATCGACTATACTCTGGAATTCCTGACTGCCACGGGTGTACAGGAAACATTTGTCTTTTGCTGCTGGAAGGCTGCTCAGATCAAAGAACACTTACA GAAATCCAAATGGTGCCATCCTACGTCCCTCAACGTTGTTCGAATAATCACATCAGACCTGTACCGATCACTAGGAGATGTCCTCCGTGACGTCGATGCCAAGGCCTTGGTGCGCTCTGATTTCCTCCTGATATATGGAGATGTCGTCTCAAATATCAATATTTCCAAAGCCCTGGAGGAACACAG GTTAAGAAGGAAgctagaaaaaaatgtgtctgtCATGACGATGGTGTTCAAAGAGTCCTCACCCAGCCACCCTACACGCTGCCATGAGGACAATGTGGTGCTAGCTGTGGATAGCACCACAAACAGGATTCTTcacttccagaagacccaaggcCTCCgccatttctcctttcctttg GGCCTGTTCCAGGGCAGCCTAGATGGAGTGGAGATCCGATACGACTTGTTGGATTGTCACATCAGCATCTGCTCTCCTCAG GTAGCTCAGCTCTTCACAGACAACTTTGACTACCAAACGCGAGATGACTTTGTGCGAGGCCTGCTAGTGAATGAGGAG ATCCTAGGAAACCAGATTCACTTGCATGTGACAAGTAGGGAATATGGTGCCCGGGTCTCCAACCTACACATGTACTCAGCTGTCTGTGCTGACGTCATCCGCCGATGGGTCTACCCTCTTACTCCAGAAGTCAACTTCACTGACAGCAATACACAAAGCTACACTCATTCCCGACACAACATCTACCGAGGgcctgaagtcagcctgggccacGGCAGCGTCCTGGAGGAAAACGTGCTTCTGGGGGCTGGCACTGTCGTTGGCAGCAACTGCTCCATCACCAACAGTGTCATTGGCCCTAACTGCCACATTG GTGATAATGTGGTACTGGACCAGGCCTACCTGTGGCAGGGAGTTCGAGTGGCTGCTGGAGCACAGATACACCAGTCTCTGCTCTGTGACAGAGCTGAGGTCAAGGAGCGAGTCATACTGAAGCCACACTGTGTCCTCACTTCCCAG gTGGTAGTGGGCCCAGACATCACGCTGCCCGAGGGCTCGGTGATCTCTTTGCACCCTCCAGAtgcagaggaagatgaagatgatggcCAGTTTAGTGATGATTCTGGCGCTgaccaagaaaaggaaaaagtgaagCTGAAAG GGTACAATCCGGCAGAAGTTGGCCCTGAAGGCCAGGGATACCTCTGGAAAGCTGAGGATGTGGAcgagaaggaagatgaggagctGCGGCAGAGTCTCTGGG GACTCATGATCAATACGGAGGAGGAAAGTGAGACGGAAAGTGAGCGGAGCGTGGATCCCGAGGAGCTGGACAGCCGAGCAGGCTCCCCTCAGCTGGATGACATCAGAG ttttccaGAACGAGGTCTTAGGAACGCTGCAGCGGGGCAGAGAGGAGAACATCTCCTGTGACAATCTAGTCCTGGAGATCAACTCCCTCAA GTATGCCTACAACATTAGCCTAAAGGAAGTGATGCAGGTCCTGAGCCATGTGGTCCTGGAGTTCCCCCTGCAACAAGTAGATGGCGTGCTTGACCCAAACCGCTACTGTGCCCTGCTGCTTCCT CTGCTCAAAGCCTGGAGCCCTGTTTTTCGGAACTACATAAAGCGCGCAGCTGACCATTTGGAAGCATTGGCGGCCATTGAGGACTTCTTCTTGGAACATGAAACTCTTGTTCCTTCCCTGGCCAAG GTCCTGATGGCTTTCTACCAGCTGGAGATCTTGGCTGAGGAAACAATCTTGAGCTGGTTCAGCCAAAGAGACATAACTGACAAAGGCCAGCAGTTACGTAAGAATCAACAG CTGCAGAGGTTCATCCAGTGgctgagagaggcagaagaggagtcATCCGACGATGACTGA